The proteins below come from a single Aptenodytes patagonicus chromosome 20, bAptPat1.pri.cur, whole genome shotgun sequence genomic window:
- the HOXB3 gene encoding homeobox protein Hox-B3, producing the protein MQKTTYYDSSTLFGGYSYGSANGFGYEGPQQPFQPASHVENDYQRSACSLQSLGNTTPHAKSKDLNGSCMRPSLPQEHHPPPPVSPPPNPATNSTSSNSNNQSGSSKTAPSKANLSASASLTKQIFPWMKESRQNSKQKNSSPSTETCSGEKSPPGSSASKRARTAYTSAQLVELEKEFHFNRYLCRPRRVEMANLLNLSERQIKIWFQNRRMKYKKDQKSKGMGSSSGGPSPTGSPPQPMQSSAGFMNALHTMSSNYDAPSPPSFNKPHQNAYAMSTNYQNPIKGCPSQQKYANTAPEYDPHVLQGNGVAYGTPSMQGSPVYVGGNYVDSMPASGPSLYGLNHLPHHQAANMDYNGPPQMPPSQHHGPCETHPTYTDLSTHHASSQGRIQEAPKLTHL; encoded by the exons ATGCAGAAGACAACGTACTACGACAGCTCCACGCTCTTTGGGGGTTACTCTTACGGGAGTGCCAATGGGTTCGGCTACGAGGGTCCCCAGCAGCCCTTCCAGCCAGCCTCTCACGTGGAGAACGACTACCAGAGGTCCGCCTGCTCCCTCCAGTCTCTTGGCAACACAACCCCGCACGCAAAAAGTAAAGACCTGAACGGGAGCTGCATGCGTCCAAGTTTGCCCCAGGAGCACCATCCGCCTCCCCCCGTCTCGCCGCCCCCAAACCCTGCCACCAACAGCACCAGTAGCAACAGCAATAACCAGTCGGGGAGCAGTAAAACTGCCCCCAGCAAAGCCAACCTCAGTGCAAGCGCCAGTCTCACCAAGCAGATTTTCCCCTGGATGAAAGAATCGAGGCAAAActccaaacagaaaaacagctccCCTAGCACAG AAACCTGCAGCGGCGAGAAAAGCCCTCCAGGCTCCTCGGCCTCCAAGAGAGCCCGCACAGCCTACACCAGCGCTCAGCTGgtggagctggagaaggaatTCCACTTCAACCGCTACCTGTGCAGGCCCCGCCGCGTGGAGATGGCCAACCTGCTGAACCTCAGCGAGAGGCAGATCAAGATCTGGTTCCAGAACAGGAGGATGAAGTACAAGAAAGATCAGAAGTCAAAAGGCATGGGGTCTTCCTCTGGAGGGCCTTCCCCCACCGGCAGCCCGCCCCAGCCCATGCAATCCTCCGCCGGATTTATGAACGCCTTGCACACCATGAGCAGTAACTATGATGCCCCCTCGCCACCTTCCTTCAATAAACCCCACCAAAATGCCTATGCCATGTCAACTAACTACCAAAACCCCATCAAAGGCTGCCCCTCCCAACAAAAATATGCCAACACGGCCCCCGAGTACGACCCCCACGTCTTACAAGGGAACGGGGTGGCCTACGGGACTCCCAGTATGCAGGGAAGCCCCGTCTATGTTGGAGGTAACTATGTGGATTCTATGCCCGCCTCTGGCCCGTCCCTTTACGGCCTCAATCACCTGCCACATCACCAGGCTGCCAACATGGACTACAACGGGCCTCCGCAGATGCCCCCGAGCCAGCACCACGGACCATGCGAGACCCACCCCACCTACACAGACCTTTCCACGCACCACGCTTCTTCTCAGGGCAGAATCCAAGAGGCGCCCAAGCTGACCCACCTGTGA